One region of Pogona vitticeps strain Pit_001003342236 chromosome 1, PviZW2.1, whole genome shotgun sequence genomic DNA includes:
- the LOC110084754 gene encoding uncharacterized protein LOC110084754: MERSRDTCHNEPLELLQVIPLSGKGKIQLRAFLPVLKESAEDQQPDICLMALRSLGRLLFWAPVEEDDCVCEAPFHLFVVLATWAKWECLDFFAEQVKKNLVPLLVHQSDPNRKVLEACRGAFSLALDFVAGKRLQQLYKRREISSTKIILDLCQQLRPFCRVSR; the protein is encoded by the exons ATGGAGAGATCCAGGGACACCTGCCATAATGAACCTCTCGAACTCTTGCAGGTGATTCCGCTCAGCGGCAAAGGAAAGATCCAGCTGAGAGCCTTCCTTCCGGTCCTGAAGGAATCAGCCGAAGACCAGCAGCCTGACATCTGCCTCATGGCTCTGAGAAGCTTGGGCCGGCTTCTCTTTTGGGCACCGGTTGAG GAGGATGACTGTGTATGCGAGGCTCCTTTCCACCTGTTTGTAGTCTTGGCCACCTGGgcaaaatgggagtgcctggatTTTTTTGCGGAGCAAGTGAAGAAAAATCTGGTGCCCCTGCTCGTCCATCAGAGTGACCCCAACCGCAAAGTCTTGGAG GCATGCAGAGGTGCTTTTTCCCTTGCTCTGGACTTTGTGGCAGGAAAACGACTTCAGCAGCTTTACAAGAGGAGAGAGATCAGCTCCACAAAAATTATTTTAGACCTATgccagcagctg CGGCCCTTTTGCAGAGTATCCCGGTGA